The sequence AGCGGTACTACGCGGGGTGTGAACACGCCGACGAGGTCGAACAGCTCGCGATCGACCGGGCGAAGGAGCTGTGGGGCGCCGACCACGTCAACGTCCAGCCGCACTCCGGCTCGCAGGCGAATCAGAGCGTCTACCTCGCGATGCTGGAACCGGGCGACAAGATCCTCTCTTTGGACCTCACCCACGGCGGTCACCTCTCGCACGGCCACCCCGCCAACTTCACCGGCCAGATCTACACCGTCGAGCAGTACGAGGTCGACCCCGACACCGGCTACGTCGACTTCGAGGGCCTCGCCGAGACCGCCGAGGAGTTCGAGCCCGACATCATCGTCTCGGGCTACTCCGCGTACCCCCGGGAGGTCGACTTCGGGCGGATCCAGGAGGTCGCCGACGCGGTCGACGCCTACCACCTTGCCGACATCGCCCACATCACGGGGCTCGTCGCGGCGGGCGTCCACGAGTCGCCGGTCGGGGTCGCGGACTTCGTGACGGGATCGACCCACAAGACCATCCGCGCGGGCCGCGGCGGGATCATTATGTGCGACGAGGAGTACGCCGACGACATCGACAACGCGGTGTTCCCCGGCGCACAGGGCGGCCCCGCGATGCACTGTATCGCCGGGAAGGCGGTGGGCTTCAAAGAAGCGCTCTCCGAGGAGTTCGAGGCCTACGCCCGACAGACCGTCGACAACGCCGCCGCGATGGCCGACCGCCTGCAGGACCACGGTCTCAGCCTGGTCTCCGGCGGCACCGACAACCACCTGATCCTGGCGGACCTCCGCCCCTCCCACCCCGACACCACGGGCAAGGAGGTCGAAGAGGCGCTCGCGTCGGCGGGGATCATCATGAACGCGAACACCGTCCCCGGGGAGACCCGCTCGGCGTTCAACCCCAGCGGGATCCGACTCGGCACGCCCGCCCTGACCACCCGCGGGTTCACCGAGTCGACCTGCCGGGAGGTCGCCGACCTGATTATGAAAGTCGTCGACGACCCCGGCGACGAGAGCGTCGTCGCCGACGTCGCCGCCCGGGTCGAGGAACTCACCGACGAGTACCCCCTGTACGACTGAGAGTACGCCGCCGCCGTCGAGAAGTTTCGTCGGCACTCCGGCCGGGTCGGCGACCGGTCGCGCGGTCTCGGTTATATCCCAACGCTCGGGAATCCTCGGCTTCAGGGCGGGGAGGATGTCAACCCGAACCGCGTCCGGCCCCGGTGGCGCGCCACCGATCGGTCATCCCCGCGTAGAGCCGCCCGAGCGCCCGCCGTCGGAGGAAGATCCGGGCGAGCAACAGCGGGTTGCGGGCGAGTCGGCGGAGGACCGTCGTCGGCGCGCGGTCAACCGCCTCGATGTCGACCCCCGAGGCCGCCCGGACCGCCGCCCCCAGGACCCGCGGCCTTCGGGCTTCGAGCAGGTGTCGCACCACCGACGCGAACAGGAACTCCGGCTTCAGCCGACGGTAGAGCCGGCCGGGATACGCCTCCAGCCGACCCGCCGCGGCCAGTTCCGCCGCCAAATACGACGATTCGACCGCCTGTGAGATCCCCTTCCCGGTAACCCGGTTCGCGATGCCGGCGGCGTCGCCGACCCGCACGACCGAGTGCTCGGGGAGGTACGTCCGGTCGGGGTCGAGGTTCGGGCCCTCGGGGATGGTCGCGACGTTGGTCCGATCCCGCGAGGGGACTGGCCAGCCGTTGCGGTCGCAGGCCGCCGCGAACGCCGCGAAGTAGTCGTCGGGGCGTTCGTCGAACGTCCACCCGATCCCGAGGTTGGCGCGTCGGGGCGTCTTCGGGAACGCCCACACGTAGCCGGTGTAGTTCTCCAGGACGATCCGCGCGTTCGGGTGGAGGTCCCCGAAGTCGCCCGCAACGTCGGCGTTGAGCGCGACAAGGCGGGCCCCGTACGCGTCGGTGCGGCCGAGCGCCTTACTGGAGAGGGATGGGTGGCCGGTGGCGTCGACGACGAGGTCGTAGCCGTCGGCGAACTCGAGGAAGTCGGCCGACGGGACGGGGTGGTCCTCGTGGACGGCGACGCCCAGCCGGTCGAGCCGGTCGGCCCAGGCGCGCTCGACGGCGTTGCGGTCGGTGATGTACGCGTCGGCAGCGGGGAACTCCCCGCGCCCGGTCCGACGCCGGTCGGACGCGGTGCCGTCGTACACCTCGACCTCCAGTGCCGGCAGTGGGTTGTGGAACCCGTTCTCCGGTGTCGGGTCCAGCGGGATCTCGGAGACGGCCGTCATCGCCTCCCCGCAGTTGACCCGCTTGGCGTCGTAGGACTGCCGCTCGTAGAGGTCGACGTCGAAGCCGGCGTCGTGGAACGCCTCCGCGGCCGCCAGGCCGGCCATCGCACCGCCGACGACCCCGACCGTCCCGCCGGCGCCGGTCATCGGCGGCATCCCGTGTGCCGGGGTCGGCGGGACCGCCGTCCGACGAGGTCGGAACGGTCGGGCGGACGGGCGTTCACGGGCACTCTCCGGGTCGGACGGCGGTCGGATCCGCGTCGGTGGCTGCGTCCCGGCGCCCGCCGCGGGACGGGCGTCGGGGCTCGCTCGGGCCGGGGTCGCATCTCGTACCATTGGTGTGTACCGCGGGAATAAATCTCGTGGCAAAGTGACAAACCTCGCTGGAACCTGGTCTCCGACGATGGCAACCGAGATGTACGTCGTCAGACACGGCGAGCGCCGGGACAGCGTCGACCCCGACTGGGAGTCGGTCGCCGACCGCGTCCACGACCCCCCGCTGACCGAGCTCGGGCGGTGGGCGGCCTGGCGGGTGGGCCGGCGGTTCGCCGCGGCCGACGTCTCCGTCGACGCGATCTACGCCTCGCCGTTCCTCCGGACGGTCGAGACCGCCGACGAGGTCTGCCGGGAACTCGGAACGTCCTTCGAACTCGAACCGGGGCTCGGCGAGTACCGCAACCCCGAGTGGTTCGACGCGGAGCCGGAAACCCTGCCGCCGGCGCGGCTACGCGAACGGGTTGGGACCCTCCATCCAAGAGAGGATCCCCACGTCGTCCCCCAGT comes from Halobellus ruber and encodes:
- the glyA gene encoding serine hydroxymethyltransferase, translated to MPNETVREADPAVADALDAERRRQNETLAMIASENHASEAVMEAQGSTLTNKYAEGYPGERYYAGCEHADEVEQLAIDRAKELWGADHVNVQPHSGSQANQSVYLAMLEPGDKILSLDLTHGGHLSHGHPANFTGQIYTVEQYEVDPDTGYVDFEGLAETAEEFEPDIIVSGYSAYPREVDFGRIQEVADAVDAYHLADIAHITGLVAAGVHESPVGVADFVTGSTHKTIRAGRGGIIMCDEEYADDIDNAVFPGAQGGPAMHCIAGKAVGFKEALSEEFEAYARQTVDNAAAMADRLQDHGLSLVSGGTDNHLILADLRPSHPDTTGKEVEEALASAGIIMNANTVPGETRSAFNPSGIRLGTPALTTRGFTESTCREVADLIMKVVDDPGDESVVADVAARVEELTDEYPLYD
- a CDS encoding NAD(P)/FAD-dependent oxidoreductase, which translates into the protein MTGAGGTVGVVGGAMAGLAAAEAFHDAGFDVDLYERQSYDAKRVNCGEAMTAVSEIPLDPTPENGFHNPLPALEVEVYDGTASDRRRTGRGEFPAADAYITDRNAVERAWADRLDRLGVAVHEDHPVPSADFLEFADGYDLVVDATGHPSLSSKALGRTDAYGARLVALNADVAGDFGDLHPNARIVLENYTGYVWAFPKTPRRANLGIGWTFDERPDDYFAAFAAACDRNGWPVPSRDRTNVATIPEGPNLDPDRTYLPEHSVVRVGDAAGIANRVTGKGISQAVESSYLAAELAAAGRLEAYPGRLYRRLKPEFLFASVVRHLLEARRPRVLGAAVRAASGVDIEAVDRAPTTVLRRLARNPLLLARIFLRRRALGRLYAGMTDRWRATGAGRGSG
- a CDS encoding histidine phosphatase family protein; amino-acid sequence: MATEMYVVRHGERRDSVDPDWESVADRVHDPPLTELGRWAAWRVGRRFAAADVSVDAIYASPFLRTVETADEVCRELGTSFELEPGLGEYRNPEWFDAEPETLPPARLRERVGTLHPREDPHVVPQFPETHGAARERIATAARRLAAEVRGSALLVGHGITVAGVVEGLVGPEVDADAPLCGVTRLEADADGGWRLDYTGDTSHLNV